The nucleotide window CTGTACACCGTCGTGCTGACCCGCGTCATGCTCGAGATGGGTCTGCAGGAGGGCCCGATCGAGCAGGCGCACCGGCTTCTGACCAAGCGGCTGTACTCCGGGGGCGACACCCGCCTGCTGGCGGGGCCGCCGCACCCCACGACCGACGAGCTGGGCCGACTGCGCCTGGACGACCTGGAGCTGCGGTCCGACGTGCAGGCGGAGGTGGACCGGCGGCTGGCGCTGGTCACCACCGAGAACATCGGCCGGCTGGGTGCGCCCTGTGCGCACCGGGCCGAGTCGCTGGCCCTGAACGGTTTCGGGCTCTCCTCGGTCGACTACGCGGCCGACACCGATCCGGTGCGGGAGCTGACCGATCCGGTGCTCGTGCCGGCGGGGGCCGCGCGGCCGGTGTTCTCGCCGGCCTGAGTGCCCGCCCGGGCGTACGCCCCTCCTCCCCCCACCCCAACCCCACGTCCTCGGTGCCCGGGTCCCCCACGCCCGGCGCCGGACCGATCACACCCACCGACAAGGAGTACCGCCATGTCCGAGATCCGTTCGTTCGTCGTCGGCATCATCAGCGAGATCAACCCGAGCGTCACCGAGGACGTCTCCGACGAGCTGCCGCTCGGCCCGGGCGGCCTGGAGCTGGAGTCGCTCGCCCTGGTCGAACTGCTGGTCCAGGTCGAGCACGAGTTCGACGCCAAGATCGCCGACGAGGACCCGGCGGTCCAGCCGGACGCCACCCTGGGTCAGTTCGTCGCGGCCGTCGAGCGGACCAGGGACGGCGCGGCCGCCGAGGCCGCGGCGTGATCGACACAGCCGAGATCCGCCGGCTCCTCACCCACAACAAGATCGTTCCGGAGGGCTTCGAGGAGCTGGGCGAGGACACTCCCCTGACCCTCGACTCCCTGGCCCTGGTCTGGCTCCAGCACGTGCTGGAGGAGGAGCACGGCATCAGCGTCGACCCGTTCGGGCCGGACCTGGACTTCTTCACCTCGGTGCAAGGGATCCACACGTACCTGAGCACACTCACGGAAGGAGGCATCGATGCCGCTTGACGTCCGGGTCACCGGATACGAGACGTTCTCCGCCTTCGGTGCCGGCGCGGACGTCCTGCGGGAACGGGTATTCGCGGGCCGTCCCGCGTTCGCGCCCATCACCCGCTTCGACACCGCGCCGTTCCGCAACGCCTACGGGGCCACGTACGGCGGCCCCGGGGAGGCGCCCCGCCAACTGGAGACCGTACGGGACTGCGTACGCGGTGCGCTGGCGGCCGCCAAGCTCGACCTGGCGGACCTGGACCCGGCCCGTACGGCCGTCCTCATCGGCACTCAGGGCGACTTCACCGGGCTGCACAACTTCTGGGCCGACCAGGCCGCCGGCCGGACGAGCGACCCGGCCGAGGCGCACCGCAGCTTCGCCGGGTCGATCCCCGAGATGATCGCCGCCGACCTGGGGCTCACCGGACCGCGGGCGGCCTTCATCAACGCCTGCGTCGCCTCCGCGAGCGCCGTGATCCACGCGTGCCGGATGATCGCCGCCGGGCAGGTGGACGTCGCCGTGGTCGGCGGGGTCTACCTCGTCGACGAAGAGCAGTTCGCCAAGTTCGACTCCGGGCGCACCTTCGCCCGCGACGGCCGGCTGCGGGCGTTCGCCGCGGGCCGCAGCGGCATGCTGCTCGGGGACGGCGCGGCCGCCCTGGTCCTGGAGTCGCCCGAGCACGCGCTGCGGCGCGGCGCCCGGTCACTGGCCCGCATCCCCGGCTTCGGCGCGGCGGCCGACGCCCATCACGTGGTCCAGCCGCACCCGCGGGGCGTGGGCATGGGCCGGGCGATCACCCGGGCGCTGGCCTCGGCGGGGCTGTCGGGCGAGGAGGTCGGCTACGTCAACGCGCACGGCACCGGCACCCGGCTGAACGACCCGGCCGAGACCGCCGCGCTGCGCGGCGCCTTCGGCGCGCACGCGGACCGCCTGCTGGTCAGCTCCACCAAGAGCACCACGGGCCACATGCTCGAGGCCACCGGCGCGGTGGAGCTCGCCGTCTGCCTGATGGCGCTGGAGGAGCAGGCCGTGCCGCCCACCTCCGGCTACGACAGCGCCGATCCGGACTGCGATCTGGACTGCGTACCGAACGAGGCCCGGTCGGCGCGGCTCGAGCGGGTGCTCTCGCTCAACGCCGGCTTCGGTGGCCTGAACACCGCCATCATCCTGGAGCAGCCGTGACCGTCACCCTCAACGGCACCCCCGCAGTCCAGCACCCGGCCGTCGTCGCGGCAGCCGTGGTGGACACCGCGACGGAGCGCGAGGAGCTGCCGGGCGTGCCCGGATTCGTGGTGTCCGCCTTCAACCCGCTGGTCCGCGAGACGGTACGGCGCTGCCTGGGCGAGCCCGGCACGCCGGACGCGCCGAACCCGCTGACCGGGCCGTTCCCGGACAGCACCGCGATCGTGCTGGCCACGGTGGCCGCGGACGCGACGACCTCCGACACCGCCAGCCAGAAGCTGATCGCCGGCCGGGTGCACAATCCGCTGCTGTTCTTCCAGTCGGTGACCACCTCGATCGTCGGGCACCTGGCGATCGAGTACGGGCTGACCGGCCCCATCCACTGCATGGCCGCGGACGACGGCGCGGACTCCACGGCCCTGGACGCGGCCACGCTGCTCCTGCTGGACGACACGATCGACCAGGTCCTCGTCATCGGCGTGGAACTGGCCGCCAACCCCCGCACCGCCGCCGCCTTCGAGCAGCTGGCCGCCCTCGGGCACGACGGGCGCCCGCCGGCCGCCGACCTCGCCGTGGCCCTGCTGCTGCGGCGGCCCGGCCCGGACGGCCGGGCCGCGGTGCCCGCCGAGCTGGAGGCCGCGGGCCAGGGTCGAGGCGATGCCGCCGCGGGCCACCTGTACCGCCTGGCCGCGCTGGCCGATCGCGCGCGGCGCCCCCTGGGAGAGGAACGATGAAGCAGTCCCTGGCCGATTTGATGGCCTTCATGCCGCCGGAGCTGGTGGCGGAGCAGCTGATCACCAAGCTGGGCATCGAGATCACCGAGTGGTCGGCCGAGCGTGTGGTCGCCACCATGCCCGTGCGCGGCAACCTGCAGCCCTTCGGGCTGCTGCACGGCGGGGCGACCGCCGCCCTGGCCGAGACCCTGGGTTCGCTGGCCGCCGGGGCCCATGTGGCACCGGACGGGATGCTGGTGGGGCTGGAGCTGAACGTCACCCATCACCGCGCGGCCCGCGAGGGCCTGGTCACCGGCGTGTGCGAGCCGCTGCACCAGGGCACGCAGGTCGGCACGTACCAGATCACCGTGCGCGACCACCGTGACCAGCTGGTCTCCACGGCCCGGCTGACCTGCCTGCTGCGCAAGCGTCCGGGGCGCTGAGCGATGGCCCCGACGCTCTCAAGGGCGCAGTCCCACGACGTGGCGGCCGCCGCCGTACTGACCGGGCGTCACCTGGTGACCGCCCAGGACGCCGAGGCGTTCCGCGCGCTGTGCGCGGTCGCCTCCGCGGTGCCGTTGACCGGGGCCGTGCCCGGCACGGTCGCGCCCGCGCAGCTCGCGGCCGTCGCCCTGCGCATGTGCGAGCGGCTGCTGGAACCCGAGCACGCGCCGGGGGACCGCGTGGCCCTGCACGGCACGCAGCGGCTGCGGGTGGAGTGCGCGGCGGCCGTCGGCGAGCCGCTGGTCTCCCGCGCGGAGGTCCGCTCGGTGCGGCCGCTGGGCGCGGGGACGGCGACGGAGGTGGCGGTGGTCTTCACCACTGACGACGACACGCCCGTCGCCGAGTCCGTGTCACTGCTGGTGCACTCGCCCAGGTCCGCCGCCGTGCCGGCGCCGGCTGCCGCGCGCCCGGCTGTGCCGCCGGCCGCGCCGGTGGGAGCGCGCTGCTCCTCGTACACCGTGACCCGGGAGCTGGTGCGCCGGTACGCCGAGCTCTCCGGGGACCACAACCCGATCCACCTCTCCCCCGAGGCCGCGCGCGCCGGCGGCTTCGGCGACCTGATCGCGCACGGCATGCTGACCTTCGCGCTGGTGGCGCACCACCTGGCCGCGGCCGTCGGCGAAGCGGCCTGCGCGGACCTGCAGTTGCGCTTCTCCCGGCCCCTGACCGTGCCCGCCGAGGGCGCCGCCCTGACCGTCCGCGACCTGCCCGCGGCCGGCGGCGCACTCGCGGTGACCGCCGTGGACGGCGCGGGCCTGCCGGTCGCCGGCGGCCGTGCCGTGCTGCGCGCGCCCCGACCGGACCAAGGACGTTCCCATGACTGAACCGACCCCCATGGTGCAGTTGCTGACCCCCGAGGGCGAGCGCGTGGCGCACCCCGACTTCTCGCTGGACCCCACGCCCGAGGAGGTCCGAGGCCTCTACCGCGACATGGTGCTGGTGCGCCGCTTCGACGGGGAGGCCGCGGCCTTGCAGCGCCAGGGCGAACTGGGCCTGTGGACCCAGTCCCTGGGGCAGGAGGCCGCCCAGGTGGGCTCGGGGCGGGCGCTGCGCGCGACCGACTACGCGTTCCCGACGTTCCGCGAGCACGGGGTGGCCTGGTGCCGCGGGGTGGACCCGGTGAGCCTGATGGGCATGTTCCGCGGGGTCAACCACGGCGGCTGGGACCCCGACGAGAAGAACTTCCACCTGTACACGATCGTCATCGGCGCGCAGACCCTGCACGCCACCGGCTACGCGATGGGTGTGACCAAGGACGGCGGGGACGAGGCGGTCATCGCCTACTTCGGCGACGGCGCTTCCAGCCAGGGCGATGTCAGCGAGGCCTTCACCTTCGCCGCCGTGTACGACGCGCCGGTGGTGTTCTTCTGCCAGAACAACCAGTGGGCCATCTCCGAGCCCACCGACCGCCAGTCGCGGATCCCGCTGGCCCGGCGGGCCGACGGCTTCGGCTTCCCCGGCATCCGGGTGGACGGCAACGACGTGCTGGCCTGCCTGGCCGTGACCCGGTGGGCGCTGGACCTCGCCCGGCAAGGCAACGGCCCGGTGCTGGTGGAGGCGTTCACGTACCGCATGGGCGCGCACAGCACCTCCGACGACCCCGGCCGCTACCGCAGCCATGCCGAGGAGGAACTCTGGGCGGGCCGCGACCCGATCGAGCGGGTGCGCCGGTACCTGCTGCGCGAGAGCTGGGCGGACCAGGCCTTCCTCGACTCGGTCGCGGCGGAGAGCGACGAGCTGGCGCGGGACGTGCGCCGGCGGGTGCGGGAGATGGCCGACCCCGACCCGGGGTCGATCTTCCAGCACGTCTACGCGGGGTCGCACCCGCTCGTCGAGGAGGAGCGGGCGCAGTACGAGCACTATCTCGCGGGATTCGACACGTCCGGCACGTCCGGCGCGTTCGACACGGCGGAGGGAGGGGCGCGATGACCCGGGCCACAATCGTCCAGGCGCTCAATTCGGCACTGCGCGCGGCGCTCGAGGAGGACCCCAGGACGCTGGTCATGGGAGAGGACGTAGGCCGTCTCGGCGGTGTCTTCC belongs to Streptomyces graminofaciens and includes:
- the pdhA gene encoding pyruvate dehydrogenase (acetyl-transferring) E1 component subunit alpha, whose product is MTEPTPMVQLLTPEGERVAHPDFSLDPTPEEVRGLYRDMVLVRRFDGEAAALQRQGELGLWTQSLGQEAAQVGSGRALRATDYAFPTFREHGVAWCRGVDPVSLMGMFRGVNHGGWDPDEKNFHLYTIVIGAQTLHATGYAMGVTKDGGDEAVIAYFGDGASSQGDVSEAFTFAAVYDAPVVFFCQNNQWAISEPTDRQSRIPLARRADGFGFPGIRVDGNDVLACLAVTRWALDLARQGNGPVLVEAFTYRMGAHSTSDDPGRYRSHAEEELWAGRDPIERVRRYLLRESWADQAFLDSVAAESDELARDVRRRVREMADPDPGSIFQHVYAGSHPLVEEERAQYEHYLAGFDTSGTSGAFDTAEGGAR
- a CDS encoding beta-ketoacyl synthase N-terminal-like domain-containing protein, with product MTVTLNGTPAVQHPAVVAAAVVDTATEREELPGVPGFVVSAFNPLVRETVRRCLGEPGTPDAPNPLTGPFPDSTAIVLATVAADATTSDTASQKLIAGRVHNPLLFFQSVTTSIVGHLAIEYGLTGPIHCMAADDGADSTALDAATLLLLDDTIDQVLVIGVELAANPRTAAAFEQLAALGHDGRPPAADLAVALLLRRPGPDGRAAVPAELEAAGQGRGDAAAGHLYRLAALADRARRPLGEER
- a CDS encoding MaoC family dehydratase, whose protein sequence is MAPTLSRAQSHDVAAAAVLTGRHLVTAQDAEAFRALCAVASAVPLTGAVPGTVAPAQLAAVALRMCERLLEPEHAPGDRVALHGTQRLRVECAAAVGEPLVSRAEVRSVRPLGAGTATEVAVVFTTDDDTPVAESVSLLVHSPRSAAVPAPAAARPAVPPAAPVGARCSSYTVTRELVRRYAELSGDHNPIHLSPEAARAGGFGDLIAHGMLTFALVAHHLAAAVGEAACADLQLRFSRPLTVPAEGAALTVRDLPAAGGALAVTAVDGAGLPVAGGRAVLRAPRPDQGRSHD
- a CDS encoding acyl carrier protein, giving the protein MIDTAEIRRLLTHNKIVPEGFEELGEDTPLTLDSLALVWLQHVLEEEHGISVDPFGPDLDFFTSVQGIHTYLSTLTEGGIDAA
- a CDS encoding beta-ketoacyl-[acyl-carrier-protein] synthase family protein, yielding MPLDVRVTGYETFSAFGAGADVLRERVFAGRPAFAPITRFDTAPFRNAYGATYGGPGEAPRQLETVRDCVRGALAAAKLDLADLDPARTAVLIGTQGDFTGLHNFWADQAAGRTSDPAEAHRSFAGSIPEMIAADLGLTGPRAAFINACVASASAVIHACRMIAAGQVDVAVVGGVYLVDEEQFAKFDSGRTFARDGRLRAFAAGRSGMLLGDGAAALVLESPEHALRRGARSLARIPGFGAAADAHHVVQPHPRGVGMGRAITRALASAGLSGEEVGYVNAHGTGTRLNDPAETAALRGAFGAHADRLLVSSTKSTTGHMLEATGAVELAVCLMALEEQAVPPTSGYDSADPDCDLDCVPNEARSARLERVLSLNAGFGGLNTAIILEQP
- a CDS encoding acyl carrier protein, whose translation is MSEIRSFVVGIISEINPSVTEDVSDELPLGPGGLELESLALVELLVQVEHEFDAKIADEDPAVQPDATLGQFVAAVERTRDGAAAEAAA
- a CDS encoding PaaI family thioesterase, whose amino-acid sequence is MKQSLADLMAFMPPELVAEQLITKLGIEITEWSAERVVATMPVRGNLQPFGLLHGGATAALAETLGSLAAGAHVAPDGMLVGLELNVTHHRAAREGLVTGVCEPLHQGTQVGTYQITVRDHRDQLVSTARLTCLLRKRPGR